One segment of Candidatus Micrarchaeum acidiphilum ARMAN-2 DNA contains the following:
- a CDS encoding SMC domain protein, whose amino-acid sequence MIRSIELINWKTHRHTKLEFRKGVNVLIGVMGAGKSSVMDAISFSLFGTFPALKQGRIKLDGIPTNRPRVEEDSEVRLTFDAGQDTYVVSRKVFKNKKSEAYLERNGKHLQTQSERVTEEIESILKLDYDTFSRAIYSEQNRLDYFLQLRKGERKREIDQMLGLDHFATVEENTTSLINSIKNLEKEDAQLASGIDGAAIRDSISKIKGEISQAEKEALENGEKAKRLGEEVDAIRSDVEKARDENDKRIKIEKEIAEIESTIKAKKNETKKINDMGIDGKVVDAELAESTGREHKLSESSAKIKKEEIELQKSLAALHERMDLNTKKIEEKRRIEKEIGNGAVEELYAKLKECSEKMEKAIAEAASGSSRAEELKELIAELDRHKGVCPVCEREFEEGLRERLLKKNKEELESLKGKLVALKQETKRSQDEKEKIESQIKKLEKLSGRLEEYKDVERLVESDRKMVEPMVKKVRDTEELLKKNESELDGVRDKIRELKSKHETLKRKAELDKEIVAVEKDLAKKLEEHRSMKTDQDSVDALQDRFNTKNSEYQKVLAIIQESSKSLRMLKQQLKDRTDQLNSLIEIEKRIKARKGQEDLLIKFKGAIIETEGLLRNRLVSSINSILDSLWPGLYPYGDYVGVKLNAYNDDYSLEAGITIDGKEQWVAVDSVASGGERSIASLAMRIALGMTIVPNLKWIILDEPTHNLDSAGIGKLIEVLGEKLPDIVEQIFIITHDESLKGISYANVIGFERDKNNSGSTAIMQN is encoded by the coding sequence GGATGCAATATCTTTCTCGCTTTTTGGAACCTTCCCTGCACTGAAGCAGGGCAGGATAAAGCTTGATGGTATACCAACCAACAGGCCGCGCGTTGAAGAAGATTCGGAGGTCAGGCTCACCTTTGATGCAGGGCAGGATACATACGTAGTATCTAGGAAAGTTTTCAAGAATAAAAAAAGCGAGGCATACTTGGAAAGGAACGGAAAGCACCTCCAGACACAATCGGAAAGGGTTACTGAGGAAATAGAGTCAATACTCAAGCTTGATTATGATACCTTTTCGCGGGCAATATATTCTGAGCAGAACAGGCTTGATTACTTCCTGCAGCTCAGAAAAGGAGAGAGAAAAAGAGAAATTGACCAGATGCTGGGTCTGGACCACTTTGCAACGGTTGAGGAAAACACTACATCGCTGATAAACAGCATAAAAAACCTTGAGAAAGAGGATGCGCAGCTGGCTTCTGGGATAGATGGCGCCGCCATACGCGACAGCATCAGCAAGATTAAAGGTGAAATATCACAGGCGGAAAAGGAGGCTCTTGAGAACGGTGAAAAGGCGAAAAGGCTTGGCGAAGAGGTCGATGCAATAAGGTCTGATGTAGAGAAGGCAAGGGATGAAAATGACAAAAGGATAAAGATAGAAAAGGAAATCGCAGAAATTGAAAGCACGATAAAGGCGAAGAAAAACGAGACCAAGAAAATAAACGACATGGGAATTGACGGAAAAGTTGTTGATGCTGAGCTTGCCGAAAGCACCGGTAGGGAACATAAACTTTCTGAGTCCAGTGCAAAAATAAAAAAAGAAGAGATAGAGCTGCAGAAGAGCCTTGCAGCCCTGCACGAAAGGATGGACCTCAATACCAAAAAGATTGAAGAGAAGCGCAGGATAGAGAAAGAGATTGGCAATGGCGCTGTCGAGGAACTTTATGCAAAGCTCAAAGAGTGCTCCGAAAAGATGGAAAAGGCTATTGCAGAAGCTGCATCAGGCAGCTCAAGAGCTGAAGAGCTTAAAGAGCTGATAGCAGAGCTTGACAGGCATAAGGGCGTATGCCCGGTGTGCGAAAGAGAATTTGAGGAAGGATTAAGGGAAAGGCTGCTTAAGAAGAACAAGGAGGAGCTTGAAAGTTTGAAAGGCAAGCTAGTGGCATTAAAGCAGGAGACAAAACGCAGCCAAGACGAGAAGGAGAAGATAGAATCGCAGATAAAGAAGCTGGAAAAGCTGTCAGGCAGGCTTGAGGAATACAAGGATGTAGAACGTTTGGTTGAATCGGACAGGAAAATGGTCGAACCTATGGTCAAAAAGGTGCGTGATACGGAGGAGCTGCTCAAGAAAAATGAGTCCGAATTGGATGGCGTACGGGACAAGATAAGGGAATTGAAGAGCAAACACGAAACGCTGAAGAGGAAGGCAGAGCTTGATAAGGAGATTGTTGCTGTCGAGAAGGATCTCGCGAAGAAACTTGAGGAGCACAGGAGCATGAAAACAGACCAGGATAGTGTGGACGCTTTGCAGGACAGGTTCAACACCAAGAACTCAGAGTACCAGAAGGTGCTTGCAATAATACAGGAGAGTTCCAAGTCCTTAAGGATGCTGAAACAGCAGCTCAAGGACAGAACTGACCAACTTAATAGCCTTATTGAAATAGAGAAAAGGATCAAGGCGAGAAAGGGCCAGGAGGACCTGCTCATTAAATTCAAAGGTGCTATAATAGAGACTGAGGGGCTATTAAGAAACAGGCTTGTTTCGTCAATAAATTCCATACTTGACAGCCTATGGCCCGGATTATACCCATATGGGGATTACGTAGGTGTGAAGCTGAACGCGTACAATGATGATTACAGCCTGGAGGCAGGTATAACAATAGACGGGAAGGAGCAGTGGGTGGCCGTTGACTCTGTAGCAAGCGGCGGGGAGCGCAGCATTGCTTCACTGGCCATGAGGATCGCTCTTGGCATGACGATAGTGCCAAACCTCAAATGGATAATACTTGACGAGCCGACGCACAACTTAGACAGCGCCGGAATCGGCAAGCTTATAGAGGTGCTTGGGGAGAAACTTCCCGACATAGTCGAACAGATATTCATAATAACACATGATGAGAGCCTCAAAGGTATAAGCTATGCAAACGTCATTGGATTCGAAAGGGACAAGAACAATTCAGGCTCGACCGCAATAATGCAAAACTGA
- a CDS encoding isocitrate dehydrogenase, NADP-dependent yields MEENESDIVFGGSTWKVPDNPSVPFVYGDGIGHDVTSNAMRVIDAAIDKAYGGDRSIKWIEMQAGEKAEKETGSRLPDSTIDYVKKHGLLFKGPLETPVGGGFRSLNVTLRLALDLYANIRPIKYVNGITSPLRNPDNIDLVIFRENTDDIYIGIEWKYDSKEAGEVRDFLKSKMGVKIDQDAGIGIKPIGKAKTERIARMAIQYAIKNKRRSVTIMHKGNIMKYTEGAFREWSYDVAISEFRDSIVTEKEVAENYGGKVPEGKVLINDRIADNMFQQLIGKPDIYDVILAPNLNGDYVSDAAGALIGDIGILGGANIGDSGGMFEAVHGTAPKYADKNIANPMGMIRAGMLMLEYFGWNEPVALIDKALEKSIAQKKVTQDIARLMGCEAIGTKEFSDAVISNL; encoded by the coding sequence ATGGAAGAGAATGAAAGCGATATAGTTTTTGGAGGGAGCACATGGAAGGTGCCGGACAATCCCTCTGTGCCGTTTGTATACGGAGACGGGATAGGACACGACGTCACATCTAATGCCATGCGCGTCATAGACGCAGCCATAGACAAAGCATATGGAGGGGACAGAAGCATAAAATGGATAGAAATGCAGGCAGGAGAAAAGGCAGAAAAGGAGACAGGCTCCAGACTGCCTGACAGCACGATAGATTACGTTAAAAAGCACGGCCTGCTTTTTAAGGGACCGCTAGAAACTCCAGTAGGCGGCGGATTCAGATCCTTGAATGTTACGCTAAGGCTTGCCCTTGACCTTTATGCCAATATAAGGCCTATAAAATATGTCAACGGCATAACCAGCCCGCTCAGGAACCCTGACAACATAGACCTTGTGATCTTCAGGGAGAATACCGACGACATATATATAGGCATAGAATGGAAATACGACAGCAAGGAAGCCGGTGAGGTAAGGGATTTCTTAAAGAGCAAGATGGGCGTAAAGATAGACCAGGATGCAGGCATCGGCATAAAACCGATAGGCAAGGCAAAGACGGAAAGGATAGCCAGGATGGCCATACAGTATGCGATAAAGAACAAAAGGAGGTCGGTAACGATAATGCACAAGGGAAACATAATGAAGTATACCGAGGGCGCATTCAGGGAATGGTCTTATGACGTGGCTATTTCCGAGTTCAGGGACAGCATTGTAACTGAAAAGGAGGTAGCTGAAAATTACGGTGGAAAAGTTCCTGAGGGCAAAGTGCTCATAAATGACAGGATAGCTGACAACATGTTCCAGCAGCTTATAGGCAAGCCCGACATATACGATGTAATCTTAGCGCCGAACCTTAACGGAGATTATGTATCAGATGCGGCCGGGGCGCTGATTGGTGACATAGGGATACTGGGAGGCGCGAATATTGGGGACAGCGGCGGAATGTTCGAAGCAGTGCACGGCACCGCCCCGAAGTATGCGGACAAAAACATAGCAAACCCGATGGGAATGATACGCGCCGGGATGCTGATGCTTGAATATTTCGGATGGAACGAGCCCGTTGCACTTATTGATAAGGCCCTAGAGAAATCCATAGCCCAGAAGAAGGTTACACAGGACATTGCCAGGCTTATGGGCTGCGAAGCCATAGGTACCAAGGAGTTCTCAGACGCAGTTATAAGCAACCTTTAG
- a CDS encoding glutaredoxin-like domain protein yields MVKLKENDIKTIKSMFEKDLKGEVNLMLFYDSDPNACAYCGETSELLKELSAIDSRIKLTEYNINESKKEAQFLGVDKVPALVIGGKKIYNMLYFGIPAGYEFASLLADIIDASKGYTDLPEQIKARLKEVKKPVDIKVFVTPTCPWCPKAVRTAHQFSMENSMIRSSMIEATEFSELSGRHNVMAVPKIVINDSISFEGAKPPADFLEYVLEAARAN; encoded by the coding sequence ATGGTAAAACTCAAGGAAAATGATATAAAGACTATAAAGTCAATGTTTGAGAAGGATCTGAAGGGCGAAGTAAACCTGATGCTATTCTACGACAGCGATCCAAACGCATGCGCTTATTGTGGGGAAACTTCGGAACTGCTGAAGGAGCTGTCTGCCATAGACAGCAGAATAAAGCTGACCGAATACAACATAAACGAGAGCAAGAAGGAAGCACAATTCCTCGGCGTTGATAAGGTGCCTGCCCTAGTAATCGGTGGAAAGAAGATATACAACATGCTCTACTTCGGCATACCTGCCGGCTATGAATTCGCATCGCTGCTCGCTGACATAATAGACGCCTCAAAGGGCTATACCGACCTGCCGGAACAGATAAAGGCAAGGCTCAAGGAGGTCAAAAAACCAGTCGACATAAAAGTCTTCGTAACACCGACCTGCCCGTGGTGCCCCAAGGCGGTAAGGACTGCTCACCAGTTCTCCATGGAGAACAGCATGATAAGGAGCAGCATGATAGAGGCAACTGAATTTTCAGAGCTCTCCGGCAGGCACAACGTGATGGCGGTGCCGAAGATAGTTATAAATGACTCGATATCGTTTGAAGGGGCAAAGCCGCCTGCGGACTTCCTCGAATATGTATTGGAAGCCGCAAGGGCGAACTAG
- a CDS encoding cell division protein FtsZ, which translates to MGLIDSALESNINNLDESEMFRAKIAVCGLGGCGSNTVQRLSRIGVKGANLIAVNTDSKHINTLDTSIRKMLIGGPLTNGFGAGGFPEMGSKAAEFSKTDLQRELSDYNLVFITAGMGGGTGTGAAPIAAQIAKENGAIVIGIVTFPFRLEGVRIQTAAKGLEALGKNVDTLIVVDNQRLVEMYPNLSIEQAFRLADEVAARAVRGITETVNVPSFINLDFADVRNVMRGGGLAMISIGEGAGENKVDEAIKDVLKNKLLEVDYHEANSILIHITGGEDLTLGEANEIGSKLTDMTSPKANVVWGARVDPAYNGKLEIIAIFAGVKGPSIFGATEEKPENTGYYGLEPV; encoded by the coding sequence ATGGGGCTTATAGACAGCGCATTGGAGTCTAACATTAACAATCTAGACGAATCAGAGATGTTCAGGGCCAAGATAGCCGTATGCGGCCTTGGCGGTTGCGGAAGCAACACCGTCCAGAGGCTAAGCAGGATAGGCGTAAAGGGCGCGAACCTCATAGCCGTAAATACCGACTCCAAGCACATAAATACACTCGATACGAGCATAAGGAAGATGCTCATAGGCGGCCCCCTTACAAACGGTTTTGGCGCCGGAGGATTCCCGGAAATGGGTTCGAAGGCCGCAGAATTCTCAAAAACGGATTTGCAGCGCGAGCTGTCGGACTACAATCTCGTATTCATAACTGCAGGTATGGGCGGCGGCACAGGCACGGGAGCCGCACCGATAGCCGCGCAAATAGCAAAGGAGAACGGCGCAATAGTGATAGGCATAGTGACATTCCCATTCAGGCTCGAGGGAGTAAGAATCCAAACAGCTGCAAAAGGCCTCGAAGCACTCGGCAAAAACGTCGACACGCTCATAGTGGTGGACAACCAGAGGCTAGTAGAGATGTATCCGAACCTGTCCATAGAGCAGGCTTTCAGGCTGGCCGATGAAGTGGCTGCCAGGGCGGTCAGGGGCATAACAGAGACCGTAAACGTACCAAGCTTCATAAACCTCGACTTTGCAGACGTGCGCAACGTGATGCGCGGCGGCGGCCTTGCCATGATAAGCATAGGCGAAGGAGCAGGGGAGAACAAGGTCGACGAGGCCATAAAGGACGTGCTGAAGAACAAGCTTCTGGAGGTAGACTACCACGAGGCCAACAGCATACTGATACATATAACCGGGGGCGAGGATCTTACTCTGGGCGAAGCCAATGAGATTGGCAGCAAGCTCACCGACATGACTTCGCCGAAGGCTAACGTGGTATGGGGCGCCAGGGTGGACCCTGCATACAATGGCAAGCTCGAAATCATTGCAATATTTGCAGGCGTAAAGGGCCCTTCCATATTCGGCGCCACCGAGGAGAAACCGGAAAATACTGGATATTACGGCCTGGAGCCGGTATGA
- a CDS encoding ribosomal protein L16, which produces MARIRPARTYRSIFSQSWSRYSQKKPRKNYVRAMPHTSLLVFNMGADNKAYDVQFTMNVQDRIQLRSNALEAARQIANKYLEKTIPGGYYFKVLVYPHSVIREHKMATGAGADRISQGMSHAFGKPVSVAARLTKNQPVFMIRTSRQNAKHVKEAFRRAGSKLSGNYKVIAIDRNN; this is translated from the coding sequence ATGGCAAGGATTAGACCCGCAAGGACGTACAGGAGCATATTTTCGCAGTCATGGTCCAGGTATTCGCAGAAGAAGCCCAGAAAAAACTACGTAAGGGCGATGCCGCACACCAGCCTGCTCGTATTTAACATGGGCGCGGACAACAAGGCATATGACGTGCAGTTTACCATGAACGTGCAGGACAGGATACAGCTCAGGTCTAATGCTTTGGAGGCTGCTAGGCAGATAGCCAACAAGTACCTGGAAAAGACCATACCGGGAGGCTACTATTTTAAGGTGCTCGTGTACCCGCACAGCGTAATAAGGGAGCACAAGATGGCGACCGGAGCCGGAGCTGACAGAATATCCCAGGGTATGAGCCATGCCTTCGGGAAGCCGGTTTCAGTAGCTGCAAGACTGACGAAGAACCAGCCTGTTTTCATGATAAGGACGTCTAGGCAAAATGCAAAGCACGTGAAGGAGGCTTTCAGGAGGGCGGGCAGCAAGCTCTCTGGAAACTACAAAGTCATTGCCATAGACAGGAATAACTGA
- a CDS encoding diphthamide biosynthesis protein: MKVLLQFPEGLKDKALRYAKELESRGDEVFISCSPTFGACDLAIDEAKKLGAEKLVHFGHAEFHKVDFNVEYVEFEIDAPLGILQDTLEYLKGYDTIGVVTTIQHVHQLGDIKAFYERNGKKVVIGRPYGFAKKAGQILGCDVGSSASVDSMVDAHVYFGGGIFHPLGAVLATKKPFVAVEPFENRVERIDGLREQYRRRSRGRVLSAVDAKSFGILLSTKNGQHNPALAKLLKDKIASAGLDAEILVSNTFDFDSINNMMEFDAFVNTACPRIAVDDTERLRKPLLSSNELMEVLAMKKDLAKMRENQVIQ, translated from the coding sequence ATGAAGGTTTTACTGCAGTTTCCTGAGGGCCTTAAAGACAAGGCGCTCAGATATGCAAAGGAATTGGAGAGCAGAGGCGATGAAGTTTTTATATCCTGTTCTCCGACTTTCGGAGCGTGCGACCTGGCGATTGACGAGGCGAAGAAGCTCGGGGCAGAGAAACTAGTGCACTTCGGCCATGCGGAGTTTCACAAGGTGGATTTCAACGTCGAATACGTAGAATTTGAGATTGATGCGCCACTTGGTATACTCCAAGACACGCTTGAATACCTGAAGGGCTACGACACAATAGGCGTCGTAACCACGATACAACATGTGCACCAGCTAGGCGACATAAAGGCGTTTTATGAACGGAACGGAAAAAAGGTAGTAATAGGAAGGCCGTACGGCTTTGCAAAAAAGGCCGGGCAGATACTCGGATGCGACGTTGGGAGTTCGGCGTCGGTAGACAGCATGGTCGACGCACATGTTTATTTTGGAGGGGGCATATTCCATCCTCTCGGCGCAGTACTGGCAACAAAAAAGCCGTTCGTCGCCGTAGAGCCGTTTGAAAACAGGGTAGAGAGGATAGACGGTCTCAGGGAACAGTACCGCAGGAGAAGCAGGGGCAGGGTATTGTCCGCGGTCGATGCAAAAAGCTTCGGCATTCTACTTAGCACAAAGAACGGGCAGCACAACCCTGCGCTTGCGAAGCTGCTCAAGGACAAGATAGCCTCTGCAGGTCTAGATGCAGAGATACTAGTTTCAAATACGTTCGATTTTGATTCGATAAACAACATGATGGAATTCGATGCTTTTGTAAACACAGCATGCCCCAGGATAGCAGTAGATGATACTGAGAGGCTAAGGAAGCCGCTGCTCAGCTCTAACGAACTTATGGAAGTGCTGGCAATGAAAAAGGATCTTGCAAAGATGAGAGAAAATCAGGTCATCCAATAG
- a CDS encoding Glu/Leu/Phe/Val dehydrogenase: protein MAEELNPFKIAQEQLDEAAEVMKLDKAAHAILREPMQTLTVHIPVKMRDGSVNVFEGFRVHYNNARGPMKGGIRFHPQESIDTVKALAAWMTWKVSLANIPYGGAKGGIICDTKSMNDSELESLSRSYIRAIADFIGPKIDIPAPDVYTTPQIMAWMMDEYSNIVRHNEFGVITGKPLEVWGSEGRGDSTAMGGMFVMREAAKMLGIDLHKAKIAVQGFGNAGKFAYSLSKRLFDAKVVAISDSEGAIYDENGLDMEKLEKAKSETGSVKGYEGGQKMTNEQLLESDVDILIPAAIENQITGSNADKVRAKLVLELANGPVSPEADKILHEKGVLDLPDFLVNSGGVIGSYFEWAQNISGYYWTADEVYQRLDKIITKSFTDVVNLRKEYENKGQKITPRTAAYIIAVGRVASAMKTRGWY, encoded by the coding sequence ATGGCAGAAGAATTGAATCCGTTTAAGATTGCACAGGAGCAGCTTGATGAAGCTGCAGAAGTTATGAAACTGGATAAGGCAGCGCATGCGATACTTAGGGAGCCGATGCAGACGCTTACCGTACACATACCGGTAAAGATGAGGGATGGCAGCGTAAACGTGTTCGAAGGTTTCAGGGTCCATTACAACAATGCCAGGGGGCCGATGAAGGGAGGTATAAGGTTCCACCCGCAGGAGAGCATAGACACCGTCAAGGCACTGGCTGCATGGATGACCTGGAAAGTTTCACTTGCCAACATACCGTATGGGGGCGCCAAGGGCGGCATAATATGCGACACTAAGTCGATGAACGACTCAGAGCTTGAATCTCTGTCCAGGAGCTATATAAGGGCTATAGCCGATTTTATAGGGCCAAAGATAGACATACCTGCACCGGACGTTTACACCACGCCGCAGATAATGGCCTGGATGATGGATGAATACAGCAACATAGTAAGGCATAACGAATTCGGGGTTATAACCGGAAAGCCTTTGGAAGTTTGGGGATCTGAGGGCAGAGGGGATTCCACAGCAATGGGAGGCATGTTCGTAATGAGGGAGGCAGCGAAGATGCTTGGGATAGACCTGCACAAAGCAAAGATAGCTGTGCAGGGATTCGGCAATGCAGGAAAGTTCGCATACTCGCTCTCGAAGAGGCTGTTCGATGCGAAGGTCGTAGCAATAAGCGATTCTGAGGGCGCTATTTATGATGAAAACGGGCTGGACATGGAAAAGCTCGAAAAGGCGAAGTCCGAAACAGGCTCAGTGAAGGGGTATGAAGGAGGGCAGAAGATGACGAATGAGCAGCTCCTGGAAAGCGATGTAGACATACTTATACCAGCAGCCATAGAGAACCAGATAACCGGAAGCAATGCCGACAAAGTCAGAGCCAAGCTTGTGCTGGAGCTTGCGAACGGGCCTGTGTCTCCGGAAGCTGACAAAATACTGCATGAAAAGGGCGTGCTTGACCTTCCGGATTTCCTGGTGAACAGCGGAGGCGTGATAGGCTCCTACTTTGAATGGGCGCAGAACATAAGCGGATACTATTGGACTGCGGACGAGGTTTACCAGAGGCTTGACAAGATAATAACTAAATCGTTTACCGATGTTGTCAATCTCAGGAAGGAGTATGAGAACAAGGGCCAGAAGATAACTCCGAGGACTGCCGCCTACATCATTGCGGTGGGCAGGGTCGCGAGCGCCATGAAAACCAGGGGCTGGTATTGA
- a CDS encoding S-methyl-5-thioadenosine phosphorylase, translating to MPGKKENTKKQEAGKSYVGIIGGPEILELADYREKKEFDTEYGKPSSPLMLGSIAGVDIAAMRRDAIDGGLSPQNIPYLANIKAFESLGVKRIIAISSVATMRSDFVAGDFVFPSHFINMSNGRRDTFFDSGNVLRIGDPKPYCSDIAYWGAKAADNLGYIKYHKESTVIITNGTRRPTLAESRLFAGWGCDVIDYYQYPEIVLAKEKGICYGAVSMVLDYDSIVEELGKSFRAYVDMEGQYKRTISGLKALLSEMLPNIAEDKSCECKSTVYVKDTK from the coding sequence GTGCCGGGCAAGAAAGAAAATACAAAAAAGCAGGAGGCAGGTAAGAGCTATGTCGGCATAATCGGCGGGCCAGAAATCCTGGAATTGGCGGATTACAGAGAAAAGAAGGAATTTGATACGGAATACGGAAAACCGAGCAGTCCGCTCATGCTTGGCAGCATTGCCGGCGTCGACATTGCAGCCATGAGAAGGGATGCTATTGACGGCGGGCTTTCGCCGCAGAACATACCCTACCTTGCCAACATAAAAGCGTTTGAGTCGCTTGGCGTGAAACGCATAATAGCAATATCATCTGTGGCAACCATGAGATCCGACTTTGTTGCAGGCGATTTTGTATTCCCCTCGCATTTCATAAACATGTCAAACGGGAGGCGCGACACATTCTTTGATTCAGGAAACGTATTGCGCATTGGCGATCCGAAACCGTATTGCAGCGACATAGCGTATTGGGGTGCCAAGGCAGCGGACAATCTGGGCTACATTAAGTACCACAAGGAGAGCACCGTGATTATAACAAACGGCACCAGGAGGCCCACGCTGGCTGAATCCAGGCTTTTTGCCGGATGGGGATGTGATGTAATAGATTATTACCAGTATCCCGAAATCGTTCTTGCTAAGGAGAAGGGCATTTGCTACGGCGCCGTGTCTATGGTCTTGGACTATGATTCCATTGTAGAGGAGCTGGGCAAGTCGTTCAGGGCATATGTTGACATGGAGGGACAGTACAAAAGGACAATTTCGGGGCTCAAGGCGCTGCTTTCCGAGATGCTGCCCAACATCGCAGAAGACAAAAGCTGCGAATGCAAAAGCACAGTTTATGTTAAGGATACAAAGTGA
- a CDS encoding alkyl hydroperoxide reductase/ Thiol specific antioxidant/ Mal allergen, with protein MVGESPLKGGSLLSCLANKPPRVRFSPPALLLSYSLCAVNAPRPCLSCKMTSHGVALKFTYDNTYAYGDRMIGEIFRVLNHTAPEFPKGFKWLNATRQISMSDLRGCVVVLDFWTYCCINCMHMAHTLEKLEDYYRGKPVVIIGVHSAKFKNEQDSNNIKEAISRYEMRHPVIVDEKMHMWHEYFVNSWPTLVIIGPDGKIKYKRAGEATPGMISAIIDHILEESGPSLAKEPPKIFAEQEHSARKLRYPGKLCMSPDGTKIAISNSNANEIVIIDAKSLAVLDTAGNGAKGLSDGSFETSEFYRPQGLEWVGNRIYIADTENNAVREINLDDRTVATVLGTGRLGQPGSPWDFSAGTKISINSPWDLSYDEKSGSLFIAMAGTHQIWEYIMRDGTAAPYAGNCAENIIDGNLKEASFAQPSGIWVDGNEIYVADSEASAIRSINMKDGYASTITGSGLFTFGDQDGSLASARLQHPIGVSAKDGLIYVADTYNSAIREIDVKANRITTLVSGPGRKSACRFGDPKCDTLQLYEPNDVKPFGRALIIADTNNNLIRRFDIDEKILETLQIKWQPEGKSQ; from the coding sequence GTGGTAGGCGAAAGCCCACTAAAGGGCGGCAGCCTGCTAAGCTGTTTGGCTAATAAGCCTCCGCGAGTCCGATTCTCGCCCCCGGCGCTCTTGCTATCCTACTCCTTATGTGCCGTCAACGCGCCCAGGCCGTGCCTTTCTTGCAAAATGACAAGCCATGGAGTTGCTTTAAAATTTACTTATGATAATACGTATGCGTATGGCGATCGAATGATAGGTGAGATATTCAGGGTGCTAAATCACACTGCGCCGGAGTTTCCCAAAGGCTTCAAGTGGCTCAACGCAACCAGGCAGATATCTATGTCAGATCTCAGGGGCTGCGTTGTCGTGCTTGACTTCTGGACGTACTGCTGCATAAACTGCATGCACATGGCCCATACCCTGGAAAAACTTGAAGATTACTACAGGGGCAAGCCTGTTGTAATAATCGGAGTGCACTCGGCAAAGTTCAAAAACGAGCAGGATTCAAATAACATAAAGGAAGCGATTTCAAGGTACGAAATGAGGCATCCCGTCATAGTCGACGAGAAAATGCATATGTGGCATGAGTATTTCGTCAACTCATGGCCAACGCTTGTAATCATAGGGCCTGACGGGAAGATAAAATACAAAAGGGCAGGCGAGGCCACTCCAGGAATGATATCCGCAATAATCGACCACATACTGGAAGAAAGTGGTCCATCGCTCGCAAAAGAGCCTCCGAAAATCTTTGCAGAGCAGGAGCATTCGGCAAGAAAGCTGCGTTATCCCGGAAAGCTGTGCATGTCACCGGACGGCACGAAAATTGCCATAAGCAATTCAAATGCAAACGAAATCGTAATTATAGATGCAAAAAGCCTTGCTGTTCTGGACACCGCAGGGAATGGCGCCAAGGGCCTTTCCGACGGCAGCTTCGAAACTTCGGAATTCTACAGGCCACAAGGCCTAGAGTGGGTTGGCAATAGAATATACATAGCTGACACAGAAAACAATGCAGTAAGGGAAATAAATCTTGACGACAGGACAGTAGCCACAGTCCTTGGAACAGGAAGGCTAGGCCAGCCTGGAAGCCCCTGGGATTTCTCCGCAGGCACTAAAATAAGCATAAATTCGCCGTGGGACCTTAGCTACGACGAGAAAAGCGGGTCACTCTTTATCGCGATGGCTGGAACCCATCAGATATGGGAATACATAATGAGAGACGGCACAGCCGCGCCATACGCAGGCAACTGCGCGGAAAACATAATCGATGGCAATCTCAAAGAAGCATCTTTTGCACAACCAAGCGGCATATGGGTCGACGGCAATGAAATATACGTGGCAGACAGCGAAGCGTCAGCCATACGTTCAATAAACATGAAGGACGGATATGCAAGCACCATAACCGGCTCTGGACTGTTCACATTCGGAGACCAGGACGGCTCTCTGGCATCCGCAAGGCTCCAGCATCCTATTGGAGTGTCGGCCAAAGACGGCCTAATCTATGTGGCGGATACCTACAACAGCGCGATAAGGGAGATAGATGTGAAGGCCAACCGCATCACAACTTTGGTGTCAGGGCCTGGCAGGAAGTCCGCATGCAGATTCGGGGACCCCAAATGCGACACTCTGCAGCTTTACGAGCCAAACGATGTCAAGCCCTTTGGCCGCGCGCTGATAATCGCCGACACAAACAACAATCTCATACGCAGGTTTGACATCGACGAGAAAATACTGGAAACGCTGCAGATAAAATGGCAACCAGAAGGCAAAAGTCAATAA